The window TGTTGTTAATATTCATGATGCTTTGTAACTTTTCTTCAACCAAGGGACCAGGCACTGTAAAAAATACCGCACCATAGTACTTACCTGTGGTCCGATTCAGTGGAAAAAAATAAGTGACAGCTTCATACGCCATACTCTCGATTGAGCGGATTGTTTCTTTAGGTCTGACAAATGGTTTTTCTATGTTTTTGACTTTATCCATGAATGCTTTCCTATCCCAAGCATCAAAATCAAAATACTTATTAAAGAAAAGGTCAACGGGAATAGAACCTGTCGATGATATGACATAATTATCCTCCTTATAATAATAAAACATCTCTTGAATCAATGGATTGGTTATGGCAAGAATGTTCATATCCTCAATCAGTTCAACATATCTTAGAGGATCGTCAGCAAAACGCGTTGTGGATTCGAAAGTTTCCAAAAATATGGCATTGCTGATTTTGCTCAATTGAAGCATGTCCGTATCAAAGCTTTCTTTCACTTGATAAAGAGCGTTCAATTCATTGGTCAAGACTTCTTTTTCAAGGGTATCCAGGAGGTTTGCATCAACATAAATACCAATGACCAGCAATGGTATCACCAATAATAGAAGATAGGAGAAAAGGTATTTGTAATAATAGCTCATTTTGTTATACCAACGACTCATTATGACTCCTCCTTGATGGTTAGGGAAAAAGGCTGTAAGCATACACATCAGAGAAATCTGACATGTATGCTTTCTGCTTTAACAACTATTAGGTCAATGAGCAACCAATCAATTTGATTGGCCAAATGCAGTGTAACGGGTATTGTGAATGTCGAGCATTTCCTCAACACCCATTAGCTTCATTTGCTTTTGAAACTCTTCCCATTCCTCTTCAATACCTCCTTCTAGAAGCCAAATTGCCGTCTTCTCTTTTACAAGTGTATCAAGGTCTCCACGTATCTCTGCAACTCTTAGAGCATCTTCTGGCTCCAGATAATAGGGTGGTAAAAATGGATTTGTCTTATGTTCCAGTGCCAACATGTCGTATTCATGTTTCTCAATATGACCATCACCCATCTCAACATGTTCATAGAATTCTTCCGAAATTTGATGGAAACTGTTTGCACCAGTAGATTCTGCATGTCTAAACTCATCATTGCTCATACCTTCAGGAATGTTGGCTTCACGGTATATGCCATCTTCACCTTTGACCATGGTGTCACCTCTGAATAAGCCATGGCCCACTTCAGGCGTTGCAATATAGTCTATCCACTTCATGGCTACCACAGGATCTTTGCAGACTGTTGTTATGGCAAATCCGCCTTTTCCTTTGAGGTAAGCTGTTGCGTTATAGGTATAACCATAGTCACCATTTGGACCTTCAAGAGGTGGCATGTAAACATACCCAGACTCTCTCCAACTACTACCAAACAACCATTGAAGTGACCAGAAGCTTGCACCACCTACTGTTTTATTAGTCAGCTTAGACTTGTATACAGGCATGTTCTGTGAAAAGGCTTCAACATCCAACAGGCCTTCTTCATAGAGTTTATGAAAGAACATAATGGCTTCCTTATACGCTTCTCTGGTTGGCGTATAAACAACTTCTTGATTAACGACTGTCATTTTTCCTCCATTATCCGAAATACCAAAGGAGCCGAACATACCGTTAATACCAGTCACGTTATTATCATACATGAATGTGAACGGTACTTCACCTTCACCAGCAATTTCTTTGAATGCCTTAAGCATTTCATAGAATTCTTCTGTTGTCTTTGGTACATCCATCCCTACTTCATCAAGCCACGCTTTGTTGATGAACTGGGAACTGGGCACTATATTCTGGGTAGCATTGATAGATGGTATAGCATAAATATGACCATCTGGTGCAGTGATGTACTCTCTAAGCCCTGGTGTTTCGTCTATGAGCTTTTTGATATTTGGAGCATGTTCTTCAATAAGGTCCTCAAGAGGCATGAAAACCCCCTCAGCCGCCAATTTGATGACTTCGCTGTCCTCAATGACATAGGCACCCCAGAAAGCATCAGGCCAGTCGCCACTGGCAATCATCAAATTCTTTTTTTCTTTCCAACTGTTCTCAGGTGTGACATCCCATTCAATATGGACGTTGGTGGCGTCTTCTATTGCCTTTATGTATGCCAATTCTTCAAAGGGTTTAACAATGGTTTCTCTTTTCTTGGCTGCAATCCTAAGTGTCACCGGTTCTTTAACAATCGGCAGTCCTTCTTCATGAAGCATTGAAGTTCCTACATCATCTGACTCTTTAGATGCATGACCTGCATTTTTTTCACTTGATAGATTGGTTGAATTGTCAACACGATCTGTTGCCCTCTGACCACACCCTGTTAATGACATTGTCATGGTCAAAACCATGACCCATACCCATGCTGTAATTTTTCTTTTCATTTCTATACCAGTCTCCTTCTCTTTGATTTTACTACAATTTATCCTTTAACGGAACCAATCATGACACCCTGTACAAAATACTTTTGCAGAAATGGGTAGATGACCAGCACCGGAAGGCTCGAAACGATGATGATACCGTATTTAATCAGTTCACCAATGTCCTTTTGATTGGTATCACTTAAATCCTCCACCATGGCATCCTGCATCTGATTCTCAATGAGTATGGACCTTAAAATCAGCTGCAGCGGATACAGTTTTTCATTCTTTAGATAGATCAATCCTGTAAAAAACTCGTTCCAGTGAGCAATACCATAATAGAGCAGCAAAACAGCGATAATGGGTTTTGACAGTGGCAATACCACCTTTACCAGATAGGTTGCGTGACTGCAACCGTCCAGAACGGCTGCCTCATAGAGGGTCTCAGGAATACTGCTCTTCAGGAAGCTCCTGGCAATAATCACATTGAAAACATTTACCGAATTCAACAGGACCATGACAAGCCATGTATCCATCAAACCGATATTCTTCACTTGCAGATATCTTGGGATTAGCCCGCCGTTAAAATACATGGTAATCATCAAAAATATCATCACGTATTTTCCAATGGAGAAATCTTTTCTGGATAATGGATATGCAAGCAATATGGTCAGCACAAGGTTAATGCTTGTACCGACAACGGTGTAGACGATGGTGTTGCGGTAACCGATCCAGATCATGTCATCCTTAAGTATTCTATGATACCCTTCCAAATTGATTCCTTTGGGCAGGAACCAGACATTACCCGTATTGATGGCCGTTCCATCAGATATAGACGCTATGATGATGAAGTATAATGGATACATCACCAAGAGCAATGCTGTGACCAATATCACAGTCTTTACAATATCAAATACTTTATCATCATTTAAAACATTTGTTTTTATCATTTATTTATCCTTTCTCACCATCATGTCTGTTACCACAGACTGTTCTCAGAGAACTTTTTGGCAATTCTATTGGCAGTCAGCAACAGCACTACATTGATGAGTGTATTGAAAAGACTGACGGCAGTGGAGTACTCGAATTCCATCTGTAGCAAACCTACCTTATACATGTAAGTTTGAATGATTTCTGATGTCTCAGCATTCAATGGGTTTTGTAAAAGAAAAGCTTTCTGAAAACCTACATTCATGATTCGGCCAAGATTCATGATCAGCAGAATGATAATCGTTGGAGCAATACTCGGTACATCTACATGTCTGATAATCTGAAGCTTGGAGGCACCGTCCACCTTTGCAGCTTCATATAGCTCAGGCCCCACACCTGCCAGTGCTGCCAGATAGATGATTGTTCCCCATCCTGCATTCTGCCAGATACCTGATGCAACAAAGATTGTTCTAAAATACTCAGGTTTTCCAATGAAGTAAACGGCTTCACCACCAAACAATCGAATAACATGATTGACCAATCCTGTGCTAGGTGACAGAAACACATTGAGCATCCCCACCAAAACCACAATGGATATGAAATGAGGTGCATAGGTTACTGTCTGAACCAATTTCTTAAACTTCATGTTCTTAACCTGATTCAGAAGCAGAGCCATGATAATCGGTACTGGGAACCCAGCCGCTAACTGAAACACACTTAATAGCAGCGTGTTTCTAAGAACCCTCCAGAATTGGTAGGACTTAAAAAATCTCTCAAAATACTTAATTCCTACCCATGGACTTCCTGTTATACCATCAATGGGTCGAAAGTCTTTAAAGGCAATTTGAATCCCATACATGGGCCCATAATGGAAAATCAAAAAATAGATGACCGCAGGCAGTATCATCAGATATAGCTGGTACTGTTTTGCCATATGTTTTTTCACTCTTAATACCATTGTGTGTTCCTCCATATTGTTTTAATAAGGTCTTTTCTGTCAGCCCTTACCTGTACATCCATCATACATGTCACGGACTTTTGTGTATATCTCCAATGTTTAATCCGAAGGTACACATTTTTTAATAACACTCTGAATGCTATGAAAACACTGGCTTTACAGGATATTTTTTTAAATTATGAGGGTATGGGAATAAAAAATGTAGGCACCAAACCATACCGTATATTCATTCCTTCTGTTCAGTACAAAGTGACTACGAAGCGTCTTGGGAAGCAAGTTGTTCCCTTAAGAAAGTATCCTTGACGCTTATGAATGCTCCTATGTCATATGCTATATTGAGAAACTTTTTTGTAAGATAAAAAAAGAGATGTTACTGTGTGTAACATCCCTTAAGATACGTATACTTATTATTACAATACAAATACAAAGAAAAAATCCCCTTCAACCACAGTCAAAG is drawn from Vallitalea pronyensis and contains these coding sequences:
- a CDS encoding extracellular solute-binding protein, with amino-acid sequence MKRKITAWVWVMVLTMTMSLTGCGQRATDRVDNSTNLSSEKNAGHASKESDDVGTSMLHEEGLPIVKEPVTLRIAAKKRETIVKPFEELAYIKAIEDATNVHIEWDVTPENSWKEKKNLMIASGDWPDAFWGAYVIEDSEVIKLAAEGVFMPLEDLIEEHAPNIKKLIDETPGLREYITAPDGHIYAIPSINATQNIVPSSQFINKAWLDEVGMDVPKTTEEFYEMLKAFKEIAGEGEVPFTFMYDNNVTGINGMFGSFGISDNGGKMTVVNQEVVYTPTREAYKEAIMFFHKLYEEGLLDVEAFSQNMPVYKSKLTNKTVGGASFWSLQWLFGSSWRESGYVYMPPLEGPNGDYGYTYNATAYLKGKGGFAITTVCKDPVVAMKWIDYIATPEVGHGLFRGDTMVKGEDGIYREANIPEGMSNDEFRHAESTGANSFHQISEEFYEHVEMGDGHIEKHEYDMLALEHKTNPFLPPYYLEPEDALRVAEIRGDLDTLVKEKTAIWLLEGGIEEEWEEFQKQMKLMGVEEMLDIHNTRYTAFGQSN
- a CDS encoding carbohydrate ABC transporter permease; this translates as MIKTNVLNDDKVFDIVKTVILVTALLLVMYPLYFIIIASISDGTAINTGNVWFLPKGINLEGYHRILKDDMIWIGYRNTIVYTVVGTSINLVLTILLAYPLSRKDFSIGKYVMIFLMITMYFNGGLIPRYLQVKNIGLMDTWLVMVLLNSVNVFNVIIARSFLKSSIPETLYEAAVLDGCSHATYLVKVVLPLSKPIIAVLLLYYGIAHWNEFFTGLIYLKNEKLYPLQLILRSILIENQMQDAMVEDLSDTNQKDIGELIKYGIIIVSSLPVLVIYPFLQKYFVQGVMIGSVKG
- a CDS encoding ABC transporter permease, whose protein sequence is MVLRVKKHMAKQYQLYLMILPAVIYFLIFHYGPMYGIQIAFKDFRPIDGITGSPWVGIKYFERFFKSYQFWRVLRNTLLLSVFQLAAGFPVPIIMALLLNQVKNMKFKKLVQTVTYAPHFISIVVLVGMLNVFLSPSTGLVNHVIRLFGGEAVYFIGKPEYFRTIFVASGIWQNAGWGTIIYLAALAGVGPELYEAAKVDGASKLQIIRHVDVPSIAPTIIILLIMNLGRIMNVGFQKAFLLQNPLNAETSEIIQTYMYKVGLLQMEFEYSTAVSLFNTLINVVLLLTANRIAKKFSENSLW